ATCAGAGTAAGCGGCTGACCTACATCAAGGGCAGCTATCGCTGTCCACTTGCCTGTACCTTTCTGGCCAGCAGTGTCCATGATTAAATCCAAAACATAATCACCGTTTTCATCTTTGTAGCCGAGTATATCACGGGTGATTTCGATGAGATACGAATCCAGCTCGCCTTCATTCCACTCTGTGAACACATCTTTCATCTCTTCGTTGCTCATTCCAAGGCCGTATTTCATAAGCTGATATGTTTCGCAGATCATCTGCATATCGCCGTATTCGATGCCGTTGTGCACCATCTTCACGAAATGGCCTGCCCCGTTTTCACCAACCCATTCGCAGCAGGGCTCGCCCTTATCTGTATGAGCAGAGATCTTCTGGAATATCGGCTTTACATGCTCCCAAGCCTTGGGGCTTCCGCCGGGCATTATTGAAGGGCCTAAAAGAGCTCCCTCCTCGCCTCCGGAAACGCCTGTACCGATATAGAGCTTGCCTTCGCTCTCTACGTATTCAGTTCTGCGGATAGTATCGGGAAAATGGCTGTTGCCCCCGTCTATTATTATGTCTCCGTCGTTTAGATGCGGGAGAACCTGCTCAATGAAGGCATCTACAGGCTTGCCCGCCTTCACCATAAGCATAATTTTCCTCGGGGATTTCAGCGAGCTGAGCAGCTCCTCCATGCTTCGGCAGCCGATTATATTTTTTCCCTTGGCTCTGCCGCTCATAAAATTATCAACTTTTGAAACCGTGCGGTTATAA
This window of the Sedimentisphaera salicampi genome carries:
- the gnd gene encoding decarboxylating NADP(+)-dependent phosphogluconate dehydrogenase, with translation MAKADIAVVGLAVMGENLILNMESKGFTVACYNRTVSKVDNFMSGRAKGKNIIGCRSMEELLSSLKSPRKIMLMVKAGKPVDAFIEQVLPHLNDGDIIIDGGNSHFPDTIRRTEYVESEGKLYIGTGVSGGEEGALLGPSIMPGGSPKAWEHVKPIFQKISAHTDKGEPCCEWVGENGAGHFVKMVHNGIEYGDMQMICETYQLMKYGLGMSNEEMKDVFTEWNEGELDSYLIEITRDILGYKDENGDYVLDLIMDTAGQKGTGKWTAIAALDVGQPLTLIGEAVFARCLSALKTERVEASKQLSGPSLQFEGDKRKMIDDLRKALYASKIVSYAQGYQLMRAAAAEYGWNLNYGGIALMWRGGCIIRSVFLGKIKEAFEKNPELSNLLLDPFFAEAVQNGQQAWRRVVTTAVQKGIAVPAISSALAFYDGYRSERLPANMLQAQRDYFGAHTYERIDKPRGEFFHTNWTGRGGETASSSYIV